Part of the Aquicella lusitana genome is shown below.
ATACTGGTCGGCGGCACGGAATTTAACATGACTTGTTGGCTTTGCTCATAAGAAAGCGGTCCTGGAGGAGGGCTGGGGATGTTTGAAGGTGGCAACTGATTTGTCTCAAAAGGATTCGCATTTGCCGCTGGAGCAGGCGGAGGCGTTGAGGGAGCATTATTTTGCAGCCACTGTTCGAACTGACTTGATGAAAACTGCCCGGGAGGAGGTGTCTGAGCAGGCGGCATGTCCTGCTGCGCAAACACAGGTAACATCAGCGCCTGAAAAAAAATGATAATGAGTAAACCTGTAATCTTTGCCATTTAGCTCGTCCCTGTCCGCTCAGCCCCTGTGCCACCTGCCACAATTACATTCTCAATCCCTACACCATCCAGATTATTCAAAGTAGGCACGCGTACTACCAACACTTGCAGCGTGATAGCGCGAACCGACGAGCGGTTGTAACTTGTATAGGTGATGCTAATTGGCATCTGCACCCACCAGGCATATCTCCCTGATAATAACCCTTGCTGCAAAATAAATGGCGCACCTGTTGGTGCGGCGCTCACAAACTGTTTATTTGTTTGAACACTATTATAGTTCACATAGATGTTCAATTGGTTCAAAAACACTTTCCATCCGCTAGGGGTAAAGAAGTGTGCGGCTTTTTGCAGCTGATCGTTGTAATGATAAAAATCGAAAACAAACACCTTCTGCAGGGCATCGCTCACCCATTG
Proteins encoded:
- a CDS encoding DotI/IcmL/TraM family protein; the encoded protein is MAEEIVVEIKNDFYRDSFGKVVFIILSICAAIFLLIGISLYLYLNKPQPITFGVDPEWRVQAAVPINQPYLETPDLLQWVSDALQKVFVFDFYHYNDQLQKAAHFFTPSGWKVFLNQLNIYVNYNSVQTNKQFVSAAPTGAPFILQQGLLSGRYAWWVQMPISITYTSYNRSSVRAITLQVLVVRVPTLNNLDGVGIENVIVAGGTGAERTGTS